One window of Leifsonia sp. AK011 genomic DNA carries:
- a CDS encoding cell wall-binding repeat-containing protein: MKTIKSFAALAIAGAVMAGGLAVAQSASAAEIPGTITLTPTSGNVSDSNFLTGIAVSVGAPEGYRALSGTFVYQGGTEIGAIAQARRPSMAVTAGANGFDGQPINLNRSIIPTNTYVSNKQLNALSGLQSGAFELRYYFFASDAQPNRATDPYVSLDMTYDATSGAWSVVTAPEPVTVERIAGANRFDTAVGVSQAFQPGVERVYVATGDGYADALSASAAAAHFGVPVLLTRASEVPASVIAEINRLRPAKIVIVGSTASVDAGVETTLKNLSFTHTVSRLGGVNRYDTSRKIAADAFGAGNTDSAYIVTGLNFPDALAASPAAAQFDGPVVLVRGTDASLDTATMSALNTLGVEKVKLAGTSAAVSAGIEAQLDALYDVKRNAGVNRFETSVVINNDAFTEADTAYLATGINFPDALAGGARAGVEDAPLFTVRTNCVPASVLASIEDLGVTKIVLLGGVPSLDANVAALTPCA, translated from the coding sequence ATGAAAACCATTAAGAGCTTCGCTGCGCTGGCCATCGCCGGCGCCGTGATGGCCGGTGGCTTGGCGGTGGCGCAGTCCGCGTCCGCAGCTGAGATCCCCGGAACCATCACTCTGACACCCACCTCGGGTAACGTCTCGGACTCCAACTTCCTCACGGGTATCGCCGTGAGCGTGGGAGCTCCCGAGGGTTACCGCGCACTGAGCGGCACCTTCGTCTACCAGGGCGGCACCGAGATCGGCGCTATCGCGCAGGCTCGCCGCCCGAGCATGGCCGTCACGGCCGGGGCGAACGGGTTCGATGGCCAGCCCATCAACCTGAACCGCTCGATCATCCCGACGAACACCTACGTCAGCAACAAGCAGCTGAACGCCCTGAGCGGACTGCAGAGCGGTGCCTTCGAGCTCCGTTACTACTTCTTCGCTTCGGATGCCCAGCCCAACCGCGCGACGGACCCGTACGTGAGCCTCGACATGACCTATGACGCCACGAGTGGCGCATGGTCGGTCGTCACGGCTCCCGAGCCGGTCACCGTTGAGCGCATCGCCGGAGCAAACCGCTTCGACACTGCTGTCGGTGTCTCCCAGGCCTTCCAGCCCGGCGTCGAGCGCGTCTACGTCGCAACCGGTGATGGATACGCGGATGCCCTCAGCGCCTCCGCCGCAGCGGCCCACTTCGGTGTGCCGGTGCTCCTCACCCGCGCGTCGGAGGTCCCCGCGAGCGTCATTGCCGAGATCAACCGCCTTCGCCCCGCGAAGATCGTGATCGTCGGATCCACGGCATCCGTCGATGCGGGTGTCGAGACCACGCTGAAGAACCTGTCGTTCACGCACACGGTCTCGCGCCTCGGCGGTGTCAACCGCTACGACACGTCGCGCAAGATCGCCGCTGACGCGTTCGGCGCGGGCAACACCGACTCTGCGTACATCGTGACGGGCCTGAACTTCCCGGACGCTCTGGCGGCTTCGCCTGCTGCGGCCCAGTTCGATGGCCCCGTCGTGCTCGTGCGCGGAACCGACGCGTCGCTCGACACGGCCACCATGTCCGCGCTCAACACGCTCGGTGTTGAGAAGGTCAAGCTCGCGGGTACGTCCGCGGCGGTGAGCGCCGGAATCGAGGCGCAGCTCGACGCGCTCTACGACGTCAAGCGCAACGCCGGTGTCAACCGCTTCGAGACGAGTGTCGTCATCAACAACGACGCCTTCACCGAGGCCGACACCGCGTACCTCGCGACCGGAATCAACTTCCCGGATGCGCTCGCCGGTGGCGCGCGTGCCGGCGTTGAGGACGCCCCGCTGTTCACCGTGCGCACGAACTGCGTTCCCGCCTCGGTCCTCGCATCCATCGAGGACCTCGGCGTGACGAAGATCGTGCTGCTCGGTGGCGTGCCGTCGCTCGACGCCAACGTGGCGGCTCTCACGCCCTGCGCCTAG
- the pstS gene encoding phosphate ABC transporter substrate-binding protein PstS produces the protein MRTTGRSRRLIAALALVVVVVPALVGASGASGAPAVGTTHYPVSGSGSTWSANALQQWIRNVSANYQWTVNFDAGGSSAGRQQFSQGTVDFAVSEIPYQLANSDSPDPRPNRQFVYIPIVAGGTAFMYNLVIGGQRVTNLRLSGDVVAKIFTGVITKWNDPAILADNPKLALPAVQIVPVVRSDGSGTTAQLTSWMRSEHGGIWQDYCSRAGRANCGITSNYPVIAGSAFVAQSGSDGVAGFVKQDQSVGSITYVEESYALNARLPVAKVLNAAGYYTEPSASNVAVSLLSAVINSDPTSPDYLTSNLGGVYTSGDPRTYPLSSYSYMIAPTALESNFTENKGLTLADFTAYFLCEGQQQAEVLGYSPLPVNLASAGLDQVKKIPGGDPYVKDIGGCNNPTFSPDGTNKLANEAPMPPECDKKGADQCLTGTGGAVEETPDTSATRADAANTSTAGSTTAGTTGGSAESASGAVVAGSVGGATAGSLIVTGSPTELPALGLSGVTMAFMALGAVGILVVTLLPPIFARQRELAVAGKRSPRTPGNGRIPKVHLPSFGRKPSGEPASDEEA, from the coding sequence GTGAGAACCACAGGCCGTAGTCGCCGACTGATCGCCGCCCTGGCGCTCGTCGTCGTCGTCGTGCCCGCGCTCGTGGGTGCATCCGGTGCATCCGGCGCCCCCGCGGTCGGCACCACCCACTACCCCGTCTCCGGCTCCGGTTCCACGTGGTCGGCGAACGCCCTCCAGCAGTGGATCCGCAACGTGTCCGCGAACTACCAGTGGACGGTCAACTTCGACGCGGGCGGCTCCTCAGCCGGGCGTCAGCAGTTCTCGCAGGGAACAGTCGACTTCGCCGTCTCGGAGATCCCGTACCAGCTGGCGAACAGCGACAGTCCCGACCCGCGCCCGAACCGCCAGTTCGTCTACATCCCGATCGTCGCCGGTGGCACCGCGTTCATGTACAACCTCGTGATCGGCGGTCAGCGCGTCACCAACCTGAGGCTCTCCGGCGATGTCGTGGCGAAGATCTTCACGGGTGTGATCACCAAGTGGAACGACCCGGCGATCCTCGCCGACAACCCCAAGCTCGCGCTTCCGGCCGTGCAGATCGTGCCCGTCGTGCGCTCGGACGGATCCGGAACGACAGCGCAGCTCACCTCATGGATGCGGTCGGAGCACGGCGGCATCTGGCAGGACTACTGCTCGCGCGCCGGCCGCGCGAACTGCGGCATCACCTCGAACTACCCCGTGATCGCGGGCTCGGCCTTCGTGGCCCAGAGCGGCTCCGACGGTGTGGCCGGATTCGTCAAGCAGGACCAGTCGGTCGGCTCGATCACCTACGTCGAGGAGTCGTACGCGCTCAACGCGCGCCTGCCCGTGGCGAAGGTGCTGAACGCCGCCGGCTACTACACAGAGCCGTCGGCATCCAACGTGGCCGTGTCCCTGTTGTCCGCCGTGATCAACTCCGACCCGACGTCGCCCGACTACCTCACGTCCAACCTGGGCGGTGTCTACACGAGTGGCGACCCGCGAACCTACCCGCTGTCGTCCTACTCGTACATGATCGCGCCCACGGCGCTCGAGTCGAACTTCACCGAGAACAAGGGCCTCACCCTCGCGGACTTCACGGCGTACTTCCTCTGTGAGGGCCAGCAGCAGGCGGAGGTGCTCGGCTATTCGCCGCTCCCGGTGAACCTGGCATCCGCAGGCCTCGACCAGGTCAAGAAGATCCCCGGCGGTGACCCGTACGTCAAGGACATCGGCGGATGCAACAACCCCACGTTCTCGCCGGATGGCACGAACAAGCTCGCCAACGAGGCCCCCATGCCGCCAGAGTGCGACAAGAAGGGCGCCGACCAGTGCCTGACCGGCACCGGTGGCGCGGTCGAGGAAACGCCCGACACGAGCGCGACCCGCGCCGACGCGGCCAACACCTCGACGGCCGGCTCCACAACGGCGGGAACCACGGGTGGCTCGGCTGAGTCGGCCAGCGGCGCCGTCGTCGCCGGGTCCGTCGGCGGCGCGACCGCGGGGTCCCTCATCGTGACCGGATCCCCGACGGAGCTGCCAGCCCTCGGCCTTTCCGGAGTGACCATGGCGTTCATGGCGCTGGGAGCCGTGGGCATCCTCGTCGTCACCCTGCTTCCCCCGATCTTCGCCCGGCAGCGGGAGCTCGCGGTCGCGGGCAAGCGGTCGCCGCGCACGCCCGGCAACGGTCGCATCCCGAAGGTTCACCTGCCGTCCTTCGGTAGGAAACCATCCGGTGAGCCCGCGTCAGATGAGGAGGCCTAG
- a CDS encoding MIP/aquaporin family protein, producing MNTSLLRRLAAEFLGSALLAALVIGSGIAAQRLSPGDVGLQLLENAFATALGLPVLILVFATISGAHFNPAVSLVDSAMGLRAWRDTAFYIPAQVVGCIAGAVLANLMFGGSAISLSTTDRMSPPTFLAEVVATAGLILVIFALARTGRAHVTPWAVGAYIGAAYFFTSSSSFANPAITIGRMFSDTFAGIAPSSAPGYIAAQLLGAALAWGLVRWMFAAERERLA from the coding sequence ATGAACACGAGCCTCCTCCGCCGTCTCGCCGCGGAGTTCCTCGGTAGCGCCCTCCTCGCCGCCCTCGTGATCGGCTCCGGCATCGCGGCCCAGCGGCTCTCGCCCGGCGATGTCGGCCTCCAGTTGCTCGAGAACGCGTTCGCCACGGCTCTCGGCCTGCCCGTGCTCATCCTCGTGTTCGCGACCATCAGCGGCGCGCACTTCAATCCGGCCGTCTCGCTCGTCGACTCCGCGATGGGACTGCGGGCATGGCGCGACACCGCGTTCTACATTCCGGCACAGGTCGTCGGATGCATCGCCGGGGCGGTCCTCGCGAACCTCATGTTCGGCGGCTCGGCGATCTCACTCAGCACCACCGACCGGATGTCACCACCCACCTTCCTCGCGGAGGTCGTGGCGACCGCGGGGCTCATCCTCGTCATCTTCGCTCTCGCGAGGACCGGGCGAGCCCATGTCACACCGTGGGCCGTGGGTGCCTACATCGGCGCCGCCTACTTCTTCACGAGCTCCTCAAGCTTCGCCAACCCCGCCATCACGATCGGGCGCATGTTCAGCGACACCTTCGCGGGGATCGCGCCGTCGTCCGCCCCCGGGTACATCGCCGCGCAACTGCTGGGAGCGGCTCTCGCCTGGGGGCTTGTGCGCTGGATGTTCGCCGCCGAGCGGGAGCGGCTGGCGTAG
- the pstA gene encoding phosphate ABC transporter permease PstA has product MTSVLTTKPELTGPELRRNTSTIRSIDVIRMLGAAAASLGLTAWLYTFVLPLQGELGFFLIAYGSFLVFFTLLTAFDENRPTVRDRFVAVIMHSLAFLLLLALFSVVIYTFQRGIEALSHLNFFTQDMANAGPLDPLTDGGIIHAVAGTLIMITIALAISIPLGLATAVFMSEFPGRFSRFVRTVVEAMTALPSIVAGLFIYATVIVGLGFNRSGFAASLAITVMMLPIIIRSADVVLRLVPGTLKEAARALGSSNWRTVWTVTLPTARSGLTTAIILGTARGIGETSPVLLTAGSTTFLNLNPFSGPMTSLPLTTFTFVKSPELSMIARGFGTAAVLMILVLILFALARAIGGRGPGQFSARQRRAKTRQSRDDEYRFKARELGIEMPSMLPWKRRLARPAAPQNEPTPQSPEKDHE; this is encoded by the coding sequence ATGACCTCCGTACTCACCACCAAACCAGAGCTCACGGGCCCGGAGCTTCGACGCAACACGTCGACGATCCGTTCCATTGATGTGATCAGGATGCTCGGGGCCGCCGCCGCGTCCCTGGGTCTCACCGCGTGGCTCTACACCTTCGTGCTCCCGCTGCAGGGCGAGCTCGGGTTCTTCCTCATCGCGTACGGCAGCTTCCTGGTGTTCTTCACGCTGCTCACCGCGTTCGACGAGAACCGCCCGACCGTGCGTGATCGCTTCGTCGCCGTGATCATGCACTCGCTCGCGTTCCTGCTGCTGCTCGCCCTCTTCTCCGTCGTGATCTACACGTTCCAGCGGGGCATCGAGGCGCTCAGTCACCTGAACTTCTTCACCCAGGACATGGCGAACGCCGGACCCCTGGACCCGCTGACCGACGGTGGAATCATCCACGCCGTCGCGGGCACGCTCATCATGATCACGATCGCCCTCGCGATCAGCATCCCGCTCGGGCTTGCCACGGCGGTCTTCATGAGCGAGTTCCCCGGGCGCTTCTCGCGATTCGTGCGCACCGTCGTGGAGGCGATGACCGCGCTGCCCTCGATCGTCGCCGGTCTCTTCATCTACGCGACGGTCATCGTCGGGCTCGGCTTCAACCGGTCGGGCTTCGCCGCGTCACTCGCGATCACCGTGATGATGCTGCCCATCATCATCCGCTCGGCCGACGTCGTGCTGAGGCTCGTGCCCGGCACCCTCAAGGAAGCGGCTCGCGCGCTCGGCTCCTCGAACTGGCGCACGGTGTGGACTGTCACACTCCCCACGGCACGGTCGGGACTCACGACCGCGATCATCCTGGGCACCGCGCGCGGCATCGGCGAGACGTCGCCCGTGCTCCTCACGGCGGGCTCGACGACGTTCCTCAACCTCAACCCGTTCAGCGGGCCGATGACCTCGCTGCCGCTCACGACCTTCACGTTCGTGAAGTCGCCGGAGCTGTCGATGATCGCCCGAGGGTTCGGCACCGCCGCCGTGCTGATGATCCTCGTGCTCATCCTCTTCGCGCTCGCCCGAGCGATCGGCGGCCGCGGCCCCGGCCAGTTCTCGGCCCGCCAGCGGCGGGCGAAGACCCGCCAGTCCCGCGACGACGAGTACCGCTTCAAGGCGCGCGAACTCGGGATCGAGATGCCGAGCATGCTCCCGTGGAAGCGGCGACTGGCCAGACCGGCCGCACCCCAGAACGAGCCCACCCCACAGTCACCAGAGAAGGACCACGAGTGA
- a CDS encoding phosphate ABC transporter ATP-binding protein, with protein MSELATLEARSISAWFGDRKVLDRVDLTMEAGKVTALIGPSGCGKSTFLRILNRMHEMIPSASLAGEVLLDGEDIYSANRRLTAARREIGMVFQKPNPFPAMSIYDNVIAGLKLTGTRASRDEKDLLVESSLTKAGLWKEVRDRLRQPGGGLSGGQQQRLCIARSLAVRPRVLLMDEPCSALDPTSTRVIEETMLELAHEVTIVIVTHNMQQAQRVSDNCAFFLAAQGTPGAIVEQGDTKVLFESPIDPRTHDYVNGRFG; from the coding sequence CTGTCGGAGCTCGCGACGCTCGAGGCCCGCTCGATCTCGGCCTGGTTCGGCGACCGCAAGGTGCTCGACCGCGTCGACCTGACGATGGAGGCGGGCAAGGTGACGGCCCTCATCGGCCCGTCCGGGTGCGGCAAGTCCACGTTCCTCCGCATCCTCAACCGCATGCACGAGATGATCCCGTCGGCCTCCCTCGCCGGGGAGGTGCTGCTGGACGGTGAGGACATCTACAGCGCCAACCGCCGTCTCACGGCCGCGCGCCGCGAGATCGGAATGGTGTTCCAGAAGCCGAACCCGTTCCCCGCGATGTCGATCTACGACAACGTGATCGCGGGCCTCAAGCTCACCGGAACGCGCGCCAGCCGCGACGAGAAGGACCTCCTCGTGGAGTCGAGCCTCACGAAGGCCGGACTCTGGAAGGAGGTGCGCGACCGCCTGCGCCAGCCCGGAGGCGGTCTCTCGGGTGGCCAGCAGCAACGCCTCTGCATCGCGCGCTCGCTCGCGGTGCGCCCGCGCGTGCTGCTCATGGACGAACCGTGCTCGGCGCTCGACCCGACGTCGACGCGCGTGATCGAGGAGACCATGCTCGAACTTGCGCACGAGGTCACCATCGTCATCGTGACCCACAACATGCAGCAGGCCCAGCGCGTCTCCGACAACTGCGCGTTCTTCCTCGCCGCGCAGGGCACGCCGGGCGCGATCGTCGAGCAGGGTGACACCAAGGTGCTCTTCGAGAGCCCCATCGACCCCCGCACGCACGACTACGTCAACGGTCGCTTCGGATAA
- a CDS encoding substrate-binding domain-containing protein produces the protein MMHKKSTLRVSAVAALAVAAMAFGAAAPAMADPTDYKPLVGVGSDTTEGLVGGLATVVPTIGSYDAVGSATIKVRADGPTFNRPNGSGNGQKALTASINPNGTDKWPAGSGVDITGQVDFARSSSGPSGSLPGSQLTFIPFARDAVTYAVSAASDFPRDIAKGDASQDSISPAPFTLRNIYRGTVTTYTDANFQSVTIRPLLPQTGSGTRSFWIGQLGLTEANITAGGVATDLGNTVQEHNGTFVTGKGDIVPFSVAQYIAQGNHGSLPTTVAERRGNIELGRIGTIKPYVPVDGGGIELNSAFPITRLVYNVVSTARLTGSSAADVQLQQTFVGTGSSVCQAGATIRQYGFGTIGDLCGNTTTYKQGYSF, from the coding sequence ATGATGCACAAGAAGAGCACGCTGCGCGTGAGCGCAGTCGCAGCCCTCGCAGTAGCGGCGATGGCGTTCGGCGCAGCTGCGCCGGCCATGGCCGACCCCACCGACTACAAGCCCCTGGTCGGTGTCGGATCTGACACCACCGAAGGCCTCGTCGGCGGCCTCGCCACCGTCGTTCCGACCATCGGCTCGTACGACGCAGTCGGCAGCGCGACCATCAAGGTCCGCGCCGATGGCCCCACCTTCAACCGCCCCAACGGCTCCGGCAACGGACAGAAGGCGCTGACGGCATCCATCAACCCCAACGGCACCGACAAGTGGCCGGCAGGCTCGGGTGTCGACATCACCGGCCAGGTCGACTTCGCGCGCTCGTCGAGCGGCCCCTCGGGCTCGCTCCCGGGCTCGCAGCTCACGTTCATCCCGTTCGCCCGTGACGCCGTCACGTACGCCGTCAGCGCCGCGAGCGACTTCCCGCGCGACATCGCCAAGGGCGACGCCTCGCAGGACTCGATCAGCCCCGCACCGTTCACGCTGCGCAACATCTACCGCGGTACGGTCACGACCTACACCGACGCCAACTTCCAGAGCGTCACGATCCGCCCCCTGCTCCCGCAGACCGGTTCGGGCACGCGTTCCTTCTGGATCGGCCAGCTCGGCCTCACCGAGGCGAACATCACCGCGGGTGGCGTGGCCACGGACCTTGGCAACACGGTCCAGGAGCACAACGGAACGTTCGTGACCGGCAAGGGTGACATCGTCCCCTTCTCCGTTGCCCAGTACATCGCGCAGGGTAACCACGGCTCGCTCCCGACCACGGTCGCCGAGCGTCGCGGCAACATCGAGCTCGGCCGCATCGGCACCATCAAGCCGTACGTGCCCGTCGACGGTGGCGGCATCGAGCTGAACTCGGCGTTCCCCATCACGCGTCTCGTCTACAACGTCGTCTCGACCGCGCGCCTCACGGGCTCCAGCGCAGCCGACGTGCAGCTCCAGCAGACCTTCGTGGGCACCGGCTCCAGCGTGTGCCAGGCAGGTGCGACCATCCGCCAGTACGGCTTCGGCACGATCGGCGACCTGTGCGGCAACACCACCACGTACAAGCAGGGCTACTCCTTCTAA
- a CDS encoding CHAP domain-containing protein, with amino-acid sequence MNTMRPFHPESGRPGAAVRGLALASLLTAGLAFSAPVAAHAEDAPTTPSAPSVDEMPTVPEYAAPGYSTPVGAQTFGDCVGDLCDGFQWLGARGADNSGSFWGMDPGHNCTNYVAWKLIRGGIDRPPTNPGNASTWAERAIADGFAVDNVPTVGSVAHWNGGSFGYSSLGHVAYVEQVNADGTIVVSEDFWFGGSQTGDLTFRTVDATKVSNFIHYGVPAAVAVAPTMRVTDPISGQWVTTQTGLTPAATSLAALQTGSALEIVLVEEGKLKVASYDTNGWRQSDTGLDADGASLAVADMGNGKPYIMAGANGQLVMIVRTSVGWQYMPTGEPVEGALAAVNIGGLWPTVYSVKDGALQETWGDNQGWHTASTMISAAGPVTAAVNKLGWPEVFWVQDGVIQRAWADKLGWQSESLGISTTGTLTAVRVGDSVQVTVADADRVFVVLRDAAGAWTTANLALSPATLTTALGSAEGPRIVQLGG; translated from the coding sequence ATGAACACCATGCGTCCGTTCCATCCCGAATCCGGGCGTCCCGGCGCAGCCGTGCGTGGCCTGGCTCTCGCATCCCTCCTCACGGCGGGACTCGCGTTCAGTGCCCCTGTGGCTGCCCACGCCGAGGACGCACCGACCACCCCGAGTGCTCCCTCCGTCGACGAGATGCCGACCGTTCCGGAGTACGCCGCACCCGGCTACTCCACGCCCGTGGGAGCGCAGACGTTCGGTGACTGCGTCGGTGACCTGTGCGACGGCTTCCAGTGGCTCGGGGCTCGCGGCGCCGACAACTCCGGGTCGTTCTGGGGCATGGATCCCGGCCACAACTGCACGAACTACGTCGCGTGGAAGCTCATCCGCGGCGGCATCGATCGCCCGCCCACCAACCCGGGCAACGCGAGCACCTGGGCGGAGCGCGCCATCGCCGACGGCTTCGCTGTCGACAACGTCCCCACCGTCGGGTCGGTCGCCCACTGGAACGGCGGCAGCTTCGGCTACAGCAGCCTCGGTCACGTCGCCTACGTCGAGCAGGTCAACGCCGACGGCACGATCGTGGTCTCCGAGGACTTCTGGTTCGGCGGCTCGCAGACCGGCGATCTCACCTTCCGCACGGTGGATGCCACGAAGGTCTCCAATTTCATCCACTACGGCGTCCCGGCAGCCGTCGCCGTCGCGCCCACGATGCGCGTCACCGACCCGATCAGCGGCCAGTGGGTGACGACGCAGACCGGTCTCACGCCGGCGGCGACCTCGCTCGCCGCACTCCAGACCGGAAGCGCGCTCGAGATTGTGCTCGTCGAGGAGGGCAAGCTCAAGGTCGCGAGCTACGACACGAACGGCTGGCGGCAGTCCGACACCGGGCTCGACGCGGACGGTGCATCCCTCGCCGTCGCCGACATGGGCAACGGCAAGCCGTACATCATGGCCGGCGCCAACGGCCAGCTCGTGATGATCGTTCGCACGAGCGTCGGCTGGCAGTACATGCCGACGGGCGAGCCCGTCGAGGGTGCGCTCGCGGCCGTCAACATCGGTGGCCTGTGGCCCACGGTCTACTCCGTGAAGGACGGGGCGCTCCAGGAGACCTGGGGCGACAACCAGGGCTGGCACACCGCCTCCACCATGATCTCCGCCGCCGGTCCCGTGACGGCGGCCGTCAACAAGCTCGGCTGGCCCGAGGTCTTCTGGGTGCAGGACGGCGTGATCCAGCGAGCCTGGGCCGACAAGCTCGGCTGGCAGTCTGAGAGCCTCGGCATCTCGACCACCGGAACCCTGACGGCCGTGCGCGTGGGTGACTCCGTGCAGGTGACGGTCGCCGACGCCGATCGCGTCTTCGTGGTCCTGCGGGATGCCGCGGGCGCCTGGACCACGGCGAACCTCGCGCTCAGCCCCGCAACCCTGACCACGGCGCTGGGCTCCGCCGAGGGCCCGAGGATCGTGCAGCTCGGCGGTTAG
- a CDS encoding sortase domain-bontaining protein: MTVTDLPKTAEGAGADDAAVDTGSLRELELAASAPSYPPPNPMQRMPQWMQRPPSPPKQPRVRPNPRQIRWWIGVAWTLIAALSLGFVAHVTLVGWLQHSRGQFLLYEELRVELAKATAPLGQLDVDGNLVPNGTPIGTLTIDSIGVNEVFVQGTRPDDLLAAPGHMRDTVMPGQEGRSVIMGRQATYGGPFQNLSALEDGDVIEVTTAQGTSTYEVFNIRREGDLLSEPLEPGEGMLELVTADGAPLAPSGVLHVDAALVSEVHETPSPVFTEKVLDASELPMGSAPTDWLPVLFWFQWLAIATIALRWVRGRWGVWQTWVVTVPVLLALGAATANAAMSMLPNLL; encoded by the coding sequence GTGACCGTGACCGACCTGCCGAAGACCGCCGAGGGCGCGGGGGCCGACGATGCGGCCGTCGACACCGGTTCCCTGCGGGAACTCGAGCTCGCGGCATCCGCCCCGTCCTATCCGCCGCCGAACCCGATGCAGCGGATGCCGCAGTGGATGCAGCGCCCGCCGAGCCCGCCCAAGCAGCCGAGGGTGCGCCCCAACCCCCGCCAGATCCGCTGGTGGATCGGCGTTGCCTGGACGCTCATCGCCGCTCTGTCGCTCGGGTTCGTGGCGCACGTCACGCTCGTCGGCTGGCTGCAGCACTCCCGCGGCCAGTTCCTGCTGTACGAGGAGCTTCGGGTCGAACTCGCCAAGGCGACCGCACCGCTCGGCCAGCTCGACGTGGATGGCAACCTCGTGCCGAACGGCACCCCCATCGGCACGCTGACCATCGACTCGATCGGCGTCAACGAGGTCTTCGTGCAGGGCACGCGACCCGACGACCTGCTCGCGGCACCCGGCCATATGCGCGACACCGTCATGCCGGGCCAGGAGGGTCGGTCCGTGATCATGGGGCGGCAGGCCACCTACGGTGGGCCGTTCCAGAACCTGAGCGCGCTCGAGGACGGCGACGTCATCGAGGTGACGACCGCGCAGGGCACGAGCACCTACGAGGTGTTCAACATCCGTCGCGAGGGTGACCTGCTCTCCGAGCCCCTCGAGCCGGGCGAGGGGATGCTCGAGCTCGTGACCGCGGACGGCGCCCCGCTCGCGCCCAGTGGCGTGCTCCATGTGGATGCCGCGCTCGTCTCCGAGGTGCACGAGACCCCGTCGCCCGTCTTCACCGAGAAGGTGCTGGATGCCTCGGAGCTCCCCATGGGCTCCGCCCCGACCGACTGGCTCCCTGTGCTGTTCTGGTTCCAGTGGCTCGCCATCGCCACCATCGCGCTGCGCTGGGTGCGCGGACGCTGGGGCGTCTGGCAGACCTGGGTTGTGACAGTGCCCGTCCTCCTCGCCCTCGGCGCCGCGACCGCGAACGCCGCCATGTCCATGCTTCCCAATCTCCTGTAG
- the pstC gene encoding phosphate ABC transporter permease subunit PstC translates to MSTSTELERPVEDADATPEAGLAPEITPRKLVSKDDRSDLIFGLVSRGAGTIVLTIMSLVGLFLLYQGYQALQSAGIGFLTVQAWDPNSGNFGIAAVLAGTFFIAITAITVALPLALGTALYISEYAPLRIRSALVSIVDLMAAVPSIVYGLWGLFFLTPLILPVSEWISTYFGWIPIFSVEGFDPADPLASPTVFAASTFIAGIVVALMVAPIASSIMREVFMQAPIGEREGALALGATKWGMIGSVVLPFGRGGIIGGTMLGLGRALGETIAVYLIISPVFVIQPRILEKGSNSISALIALRYSEASDFEISALMAAGLVLFLVTLVVNFGASSIIARSRSGSSSDA, encoded by the coding sequence GTGTCGACTAGTACTGAGCTGGAGCGTCCGGTCGAGGACGCGGATGCCACGCCCGAGGCAGGCCTCGCCCCGGAGATCACACCGCGCAAGCTCGTGAGCAAGGACGACCGTTCCGACCTCATCTTCGGGCTGGTCTCGCGGGGCGCGGGAACGATCGTGCTCACGATCATGTCCCTCGTCGGGCTCTTCCTCCTCTACCAGGGCTACCAGGCGCTGCAATCCGCCGGCATCGGATTCCTCACCGTGCAGGCGTGGGACCCGAACTCCGGCAACTTCGGCATCGCCGCGGTGCTTGCCGGCACCTTCTTCATCGCCATCACGGCGATCACCGTCGCCCTACCCCTCGCACTCGGAACCGCGCTCTACATCAGCGAATACGCGCCCCTGCGGATTCGCTCGGCCCTCGTCTCGATCGTCGACCTCATGGCCGCGGTGCCCAGCATCGTCTACGGCCTGTGGGGCCTCTTCTTCCTCACGCCGCTGATCCTGCCGGTCTCCGAATGGATCTCGACCTACTTCGGGTGGATCCCGATCTTCTCCGTCGAGGGCTTCGACCCCGCGGACCCGCTCGCGAGCCCGACAGTGTTCGCGGCATCCACGTTCATCGCCGGTATCGTCGTCGCCCTCATGGTCGCGCCCATCGCGAGCTCGATCATGCGCGAGGTCTTCATGCAGGCGCCCATCGGTGAGCGCGAGGGGGCGCTGGCGCTCGGCGCGACGAAGTGGGGAATGATCGGCAGCGTCGTTCTGCCCTTCGGACGCGGCGGCATCATCGGCGGAACCATGCTCGGCCTCGGTCGTGCGCTGGGCGAGACGATCGCCGTCTACCTCATCATCTCGCCGGTCTTCGTGATCCAGCCCCGCATCCTCGAGAAGGGGTCGAACTCGATCTCGGCGCTCATCGCGCTGCGGTACAGCGAGGCATCCGACTTCGAGATCTCCGCCCTCATGGCCGCGGGCCTCGTGCTGTTCCTCGTCACGCTCGTCGTCAACTTCGGCGCCTCCTCCATCATCGCCCGCAGTCGTTCCGGAAGCTCGAGTGACGCATGA